A stretch of DNA from Streptomyces sp. NBC_01197:
ATCTGGGAGAGCTGAGCCCCACCGAACGCGCACCCCACCGGACGCGCACCCCAGCGGACACACGCAAGGGCGGCGGGACCGCCGTGGTCCCGCCGCCCTCGTGCGTGCTCAGTGACGCCTACGCGTCGCCGCCCGCCGCGCCCGGGTCGGCCGACGACACGTCCAGGAGCTGGTAGCGGTCGATGGCCTGCTTCAGGGTCGAGCGGTCCACCTTGCCCTGCTTGGACAGCTCGGTCAGGACCGAGACGACGATCGACTGCGCGTCGATGTGGAAGAAGCGGCGCGCCGCGCCCCGGGTGTCCGCGAAGCCGAAACCGTCCGCGCCCAGCGACTGGTAGGGCCCCGGCACCCAGCGTGCGATCTGGTCCGGCACCGAGCGCATCCAGTCCGATACGGCCACGAAGGGGCCTTCGGAGTCCGAGAGCTTCCGCGTCACGTACGGGACGCGCTGCTCCTCCTCGGGGTGGAGCAGATTGTGCCGTTCCACCTCCACGGCCTCGCGACGCAGCTCGTTCCAGGAGGTCGCGGACCAGACGTCGGCCTTCACGTCCCACTCGTCGGCGAGGATCTGCTGGGCCTCGACGGCCCACGGGACGGCCACGCCCGACGCCATGATCTGCGCCGGGATCTGGCCCCGCTCGCCCGGCTTGAAGCGGTGGATGCCCTGGAGGATGCCCTCGACGTCGACATCGGCGGGCTCCGCCGGATGCTGGATCGGCTCGTTGTAGACGGTGAGGTAGTAGAAGACGTCCTCGCCCGGCCTGCCGTCCGCCGTCTCGCCGTACATCCGGCGCAGACCGTCCTGGACGATGTACGCGATCTCGAAACCGAACGCCGGGTCGTAGGCGACACAGGCCGGGTTGGTCGAGGCGAGCAGCTGCGAGTGGCCGTCCGCGTGCTGGAGGCCCTCACCCGTCAGCGTGGTCCGCCCGGCGGTCGCGCCGAGCACGAAACCACGCGCCAGCTGGTCGCCCATCTGCCAGAACTGGTCGCCGGTGCGCTGGAACCCGAACATCGAGTAGAAGACGTAGACCGGGATCATCGGCTCGCCGTGCGTGGCGTACGCCGAACCGGCCGCGATCAGCGACGCCGTGCAGCCGGCCTCCGAGATGCCGTCGTGCAGCATCTGCCCGGTAGGCGACTCCTTGTACGCGAGCAGCAGTTCGCGGTCCACCGACTCGTACTGCTGGCCGAGCGGGTTGTAGATCTTCGCGCTCGGAAAGAACGCGTCCATACCGAAGGTGCGGTACTCGTCGGGGGCGATCAGCACGAAGCGCTTGCCGATCTCCTTGTCCCGCATGAGGTCCTTCAGGACGCGGACGAACGCCATGGTGGTGGCGATCGACTGCTGGCCCGAGCCCTTCTTCGCGATGGCGTACGTCTTGTCGGCAGGCAGCGGCAGCGGCTTGGCGCGGACCACCCTGGTCGGTACGTAACCGCCGCAGGACTTGCGGTGGTCGTGCATGTACTGGATCTCTTCGGAGTCCCGGCCCGGGTGGTAGTACGGCGGGTTGCCGTCCTCCAGGTCCTTGTCCGCGATCGGCAGGTGCAGCCGGTCCCGGAAGCGCTTGAGGTCGTCCGCGGTCAGCTTCTTCATCTGGTGGGTCGCGTTGCGGCCCTCGAAGTTCGGGCCCAGCGTCCAGCCCTTGATGGTCTGGGCGAGGATCACCGTCGGCTGGCCCTTGTGCTCCTTGGCCGCCGTGTAGGCCGCGAAGACCTTCCGGTGGTCGTGCCCGCCGCGCCCGAGGTGCAGGATCTGCTCGTCGGACATGTCCTCGACCATCTTGCGCAGCCGCTGGTCGGTGCCGAAGAAGTGTTCACGGATGTAAGCACCGCTCTCGGTGGCGTACGTCTGGAACTGTCCGTCCGGCGTGGTGTTCATCTTGTTGACCAGGGTGCCGTCGCGGTCCTGGGCCAGCAGCGGGTCCCAGCTCCGGTCCCAGACCAGCTTGATGACGTTCCAGCCGGCGCCGCGGAACTGCGACTCCAGCTCCTGGATGATCTTGCCGTTGCCGCGTACCGGGCCGTCGAGGCGCTGGAGGTTGCAGTTGACGACGAAGGTCAGGTTGTCCAGGCCCTCACGGGCGGCGATGGAGAGCTGGCCGAGCGACTCGGGCTCGTCCATCTCGCCGTCGCCGAGGTAGGCCCAGACATGCGACTTGGAGGTGTCCGCGATCCCGCGCGCCTCCATGTAGCGGTTCATCCGCGCCTGGTAGATCGCGCCGAGCGGGCCGAGGCCCATCGAGACGGTCGGGAACTCCCAGAAGTCCGGCATCAGCCGCGGGTGCGGATAGCTGGACAGCCCGTAGGGGGCCTTCGACTTCTCCTGGCGGAACCCGTCGAGCTGCTGCTCGGAGAGCCGGTCGAGCAGGAAGGCGCGGGCGTAGATACCCGGGGACGCGTGCCCCTGGAAGAAGACCTGGTCGCCGCCGAGGCCGTCGTCCTTACCGCGGAAGAAGTGGTTGAAGCCCACGTCGTACAGCGAGGCGGAGGAGGCGAAGGTGGCGATGTGGCCGCCGACCCCGATGCCGGGGCGCTGGGCGCGCGAGACCATCACGGCCGCGTTCCAGCGGGTGGCGTTCAGGACCTTGCGCTCGATCTCCTCGTTGCCCGGGAAAAACGGTTCGTCCTTGGTGGCGATCGTGTTCACGTAGTCCGTGCTGCGCATCTCGGGCACGGCCACGCGCTTCTCACGCGCGCGCTCGATGAGGCGGAGCATCAGATAACGCGCACGCTCACGGCCGCGCTCGTCGACGGCGGCATCGAGGGAGGCGAGCCATTCCTGGGTCTCTTCAGGATCGAAGTCCGGGACCTGGCTCGGAAGGCCGCCAATGATGATCGGGTTGCGATCGGATCCGGAAACCACGCTGTTCCTTCGCTGTTCGGTGGTGCGGTATCGGGGCGTACGCCGCCACCATCGTGTACCGCCAGGACGCTGACGTCATCTCTACCGAGGGGTAACGTCACTCGGTGAGACATCCCGTCCGGAGGCCGCTGCTGGGTCCGGCGAAATCGCAACCTTACGCCCGACCCGCTCAGACATTCCCAAAGGGATCCGGGGCACAATTGACGTATCCGATGCCGTAGAACCCCGCAAACAGGGATGAACAGTGTGGGATGGATCACCAGAGAGCGTCAGGATCTGCCTGAGGTTGGGATGAGGTGCCAGGAAACGTCACCGTTTCGACTGTCTCGACCGCTGGGTACTTGCGCGATCGGTCCCGCCCGTGTGGACTACGGCCAACGCCCCGCGCACGCGCGTGGCTGGTGCATTTCCAAAAACGATCAGGAGGCAAACCGTGAGCGCGACCGCGGACCACGCGGAGGAGCGGACCAATCAGGCAGCACGCCTGGGGTTCGAGCCCGGACAAGTGGTCCAGGAGATCGGCTACGACGACGACGTCGAGCAGGAACTCCGTGAGGGTATTGAGAGCGTCATCGGCCAGGAACTCGTCGACGAGGACTACGACGACGTGGCTGACGCTGTCGTGTTGTGGTTCCGCGACGAGGACGGCGACCTTACGGACGCGCTGGTGGACGCGATCGGTCTGGTCGACGACGGCGGCGCGGTCTGGCTGCTGACCCCCAAGACCGGCCGTGACGGTTACGTCGAGCCGAGCGATATCAACGAGGCATCTCAGACAGCCGGTCTGGCCCAGACCAAGAGCATCAATGCCGGCAAGGACTGGACGGGGAGCCGTCTCGTCACACCGAAGGTGGCAAGGTCCGGCAAGCGCTGAGTCGCCACAAGCCCCGAGAAGCCCCCGCCGGCCATCCTGCCGGCGGGGGCTTCCCCTTGTTCGGGGTGGTCCGGCTCCGGCTGGTCCCGGAGTCCGGCTCCGGCTGGTCCGGGCGTCCGGTTCCGGGTGGTCCGGGCGTCCGGTTCCGGCTGGTCCGGGCGTCCGGTTCCGGGTGGTCCGGGTGGTCCGGTGGTCCGGCTGGCCCGGCGAAGGCGCTGCCCGCCCCCCGCTGTGGCCGGTGGCGAGGCCATAGGGTGGTGGGCATCATTCGAATGGCCCCACCGAAGGGAAGCGTTTTCATGGCGATCGAGGTCGGCACCGAGGCCCCGGATTTCGAGCTGAAGGACAACCACGGCCGGACGGTCCGCCTCTCGGACTTCCGCGGCGAGAAGAACGTGGTGCTGCTCTTCTACCCCTTCGCTTTCACCGGCGTGTGCACCGGCGAGCTCTGCGCCCTCCGCGACGAGCTGCCGAAGTTCGTCAACGACGACGTGCAGCTGCTCGCCGTCTCCAACGACTCCATCCACACGCTGCGCGTCTTCGCCGAGCAGGAGGGCCTCGAATACCCGCTGCTCTCGGACTTCTGGCCGCACGGCGAGGCCTCGCGGGCGTACGGCGTTTTCGACGAGGAGAAGGGGTGCGCGGTGCGCGGGACCTTCATCATCGACAAGGAGGGCGTCGTCCGCTGGACCGTCGTGAACGGTCTGCCGGACGCTCGTGACCTGAACGAGTACGCCAAGGCGCTCGACACCCTCTGACCCGGCCGGTCAACTGCCTGCCGTGTCCGGGAACCGGTCACTAGGATCGGTTCGTTGATCCGATGCCACGTAAAACGGGGGCAAGGGCCCTCCTCGGCCCCTCGAAACCAATTGGGAGGACTCGTGGGAGTCAGCCTCAGCAAGGGCGGCAACGTCTCGCTGACCAAGGCCGCACCCAATCTGACGGCGGTCGTCGTCGGTCTCGGATGGGATGCACGCACCACCACAGGTGGTGACTTCGACCTCGACGCCAGCGCGCTGCTGACGAATGAAGAGGGCAAGGTCGCCAACGACTCGAACTTCGTTTTCTTCAACAACCTCAAGAGCCCCGACGGCTCGGTCGAGCACACCGGTGACAACCTCACCGGTGAGGGCGAGGGCGACGACGAGGTCATCAAGGTGAACCTCGCCGGCGTGCCCGCCGATGTCGCGAAGATCGTGTTCCCGGTCTCGATCTACGAGGCCGAGAGCCGCCAGCAGAGCTTCGGCCAGGTCCGCAACGCGTATATCCGCGTGGTGAACGAGGCGGACAACTCCGAGCTGGCGCGGTACGACCTCAGTGAGGATGCGTCGACGGAGACCGCCATGGTCTTCGGCGAGCTCTACCGCAACGGCGCTGAGTGGAAGTTCCGCGCCATCGGCCAGGGGTACGCCTCCGGGCTGCGCGGTATCGCGCAGGACTTCGGCGTCAACGTCTGAGTCTGGCGTCACCGTCTGAGCAGGATTCACTCCGTCCGGCGCCGCACCTCAGTGCGGCGCCGGACGTGCTAGTCAACCGTTCACACCTCGGGGAGGATCAGCGATCATGGGCGTAACGCTCGCCAAGGGCGGCAATGTCTCCCTCTCGAAGGCCGCACCCAACCTCACGCAAGTACTGGTCGGGCTCGGCTGGGACGCACGCTCCACCACCGGAGCGGATTTCGACCTCGACGCCAGCGCGCTGCTGTGCCAGTCGGGCCGGGTGCTCGGCGATGAGTACTTCATCTTCTACAACCAGCTGACCAGCCCGGACGGCTCGGTGGAGCACACCGGTGACAACCTCACCGGCGAGGGTGAGGGCGACGACGAGTCGATCATCGTCGACCTCTCCAAGGTGCCCGCCCACTGCGACAAGATCGTCTTCCCCGTCTCGATCCACGAGGCGGACAGCCGCGGCCAGACCTTCGGTCAGGTCGCCAACGCCTTCATCCGCGTGGTGAACCAGGCCGACGGCCAGGAGCTGGCGCGGTACGACCTGAGCGAGGACGCCTCGACGGAGACCGCGATGATCTTCGGCGAGCTCTACCGGTACGGCGGCGAATGGAAGTTCCGTGCCGTGGGGCAGGGGTACGCGTCGGGACTTCGGGGCATCGCTCTAGACTTCGGGGTCAATGTTTCCTAAAGCATTCTTCCGGCGTGGTTCAAGTCCGGGAGATCTCCCGGCTTCCGTGCGGGGGACCCAGGGTTCGTGCTCCGGGAGAATGCAGGGCTGGGACACCACCTGGACCGCGCACGGCGCGGGGGAACCCGTACACACACGATGGGGTAGCCAGTGCTTCTGAAAACCTTCGGGTGGTCATTCGTGATCACCGTGGTCGGTCTTGCCGTGGCGGTGATCTACGACGGATGGACCGCCGTGGGCATTGTGGCGATCCTGGGCGTCCTGGAGATCTCGCTGTCCTTCGACAACGCGGTGATCAACGCCGGAATCCTGAAGAAGATGAATGCCTTCTGGCAGAAGATCTTCCTCACGGTCGGTGTGCTCATCGCCGTCTTCGGTATGCGACTGGTCTTCCCCGTCGTGATCGTCGCCATCAGCGCCAAGATCAATCCGGTCGAGGCGGTGAAGCTGGCCATCAACGAGAAGGACCACTACCAGCAGCTGGTCACCGACGCCCACCCGTCGATCGCGGCCTTCGGTGGCATGTTCCTGATGATGATCTTCCTCGACTTCATCTTCGAGGACCGCGACATCCAGTGGCTGCGCTGGATCGAGCGCCCGCTGGCCAAGCTCGGCAAGGTCGACATGCTGTCGGTCTGCATCGCGCTCGCCGTGCTGCTGATCTCCTCCTTCACTGTCGCCACCCACGCCCACCAGCACGGCGGCGTGCACGCGGACAAGGCGCAGACGGTCCTCGTCTCCGGTATCGCCGGGCTCATCGCCTACCTCGTGGTGGGCGGGCTCTCCGGGTACTTCGAGAACCGGCTGGAAGAGGACGAGGAGCGTGAACAGGAGGCCGAGGAGGAGGCCAGGAAGTCCGGCTCGGCGGTGCCCGCGGTCATGATGGCCGGCAAGGCCGCGTTCTTCATGTTCCTCTACCTGGAAGTCCTCGACGCCTCCTTCTCGTTCGACGGGGTCATCGGCGCCTTCGCCATCACCAACGACATCGTGCTGATGACGCTCGGCCTCGGCATCGGCGCCATGTACGTCAGGTCGCTCACCGTCTACCTGGTCCGCCAGGGCACCCTGGACGACTACGTCTACCTGGAGCACGGCGCGCACTACGCGATCGGCGCGCTCTCGGTGATCCTGCTCATCACCATCCAGTACGACATCAACGAGGTCATCACCGGACTCGTCGGAGTCGTGCTGATCGGCTTGTCCTTCTGGTCGTCGGTCCGCAGGAACAAGCGCATCGCGGCCGAGGGCGGGGACAGCTCCGGAGACCGGACAGAAGTGCCGTCCGGGGTGTGACCCGTACCGGATTGCGGAACGCTCTGAACGGGGCGGTCAGGAAGCGGAAGCCTCCTGACCGCCCCGTGCGCGTGCCCGTACGCCTGCCTGTACGCGTGGGGGAAGAAGTCCGGGGAAGAACCGGGAAAGAGTCACCGAGCAAGCTGGGGGTGGGACATGGCCTTCTGGGACAGTCTTCGACGGGACAAGCCGCCGCACTTCGATTCGGGGAGCTCGGCGTCCAACTCGATCGAGCTGACCAAGCGGCACCCGGTGGTCTCGCTGACCAAACAGGGCGCGACCACCGGAAACCTGCGAGTGAACCTGTCCTGGCGGATGCGCTCGTCGGACTTCGGCGGCAGCTCGCGGAAGCGCGGAAGTCTGCTGCGCCATCCGTCCCGGATGTTCCAGCCCGACGTAGTCCAGGCGCACACCCAGGGCGTCGTGAACGTCGACCTCGACCTGGGCTGCCTCTACGAGCTGGAGGACGGCACCAAGGGCGTGGTGCAGCCCCTGGGGAACTTCCTCGGCGGACTCAACGAAGCGCCGTATGTGCAGCTCAGCGGTGACGACCGGTTCGGGTCGCCGTCCGGCGAGACGCTCTACGTCAACCTCGACCACCGCGACGAGATCAAACGGCTGCTGGTCTTCGTCTACATCTACGACCAGACGCCCGCCTTCGACCGTACGCACGCCGTAGTGACGCTCTACCCCAGCAACGGCCCGCGCATCGAGATCCAGCTGGACGAGCGCCATCCGCAGGCCCGCTCATGCGCGGTCTTCGCCATCGAGAAGGTCAAGAGCGACATGCTGGTGCGCCGCGAGGTGAAGTTCGTTTACGGCTTCCAGGCCGAGCTGGACCGGCTGTACGGCTGGGGGCTCCAGTGGGGCCGGGGCTACAAGACCAAGATCTGAGCCCGGCCCCCCATCAGCCCTTCGCCGGCCCGCCCCGCCGTCACCTGGGCAGGAACTGCGGTCCCATCGGCGGCAGTCGGAAGTACGGATCGGGCGCGGGAGCGGCCGCCGCGGCCGGCTGCGGATAGCCGCTCCGCTGCGCTCCGCCTCGGCTCCACTCACTGTTTCCGGATGCGGAACGGGCGGGCTGGGCCATCGGCTGGGTCGGCACGGCCTGCGGGTAGCCGTAACCGGGTGGCGGTGACTGCGGGGGCGGGGGGAAGCCGGCGACGGGCGCCGGGATGGTGGGGCCTGTCGCACCCATGGGGCCGGGCTGCGCGGGCTCTGCCGCCGCGCCTGCTGGGGCCCCGTCCGTTCCGGCCGTTGCCGCGTTCACTGCGGGTCCGGCGGGTTCTGCGTCCACTGCGGGTTCTGCGGGTTCGTCGACCGAGATCCCGTACGCCGTGGCAAGCCCGATCAGACCGGTCGGGTAGCCCTGCCCCACCGCCCGGAACTTCCAGCGGTCACCGCGGCGGTACAGCTCGCCGCAGATCATCGCCGTCTCCTCGCCGGTCTCCGGCTGTACGTCGAAGACGGCCAGAGCCGGAGTGCCGTCCCCGGCCGGCGCCGCCGCGTCGTAGAGCAGGATCCGCAGATCCCGTACGGCGCGGAAGGGCGCGTCGTCGGACGAGGCGGCCAGCACCACCTGTTCCACCGAGGGGTCCAGGGCGGCAAGGTCGGCCTCGACGGTGTCGGTGAGGCCTTCGGCGTCACGTTTCTTCGGCAGCCGCCGCACCAGGCCCGACGGGTGGCGCGGCTGGTTGTAGAAGACGAAGTCCTCGTCGGAGCGCACACGCCCGCCGGGGCCCAGCAGCAGGGCGGAAGCGTCGATGTCGGGGACGTCGGGGCGCGGGGTCCAGCGCAGAACGGCCCGTACCGCCAAGGCGTCCAGCGGGACGTTCGAACCCTTCATCATCGCGTGCGTCATGCCGGTCATCCTGCCTTCCCCGCGCGGCCCCGGACAATGCGGGGGCGCTTTGGGGCGAGTCCGGTACATCCCGGCGGGACGGGCGGGACGACTGTTGCGGGTGGGTCCGAATTCCCTCTCCGTTGGAACTAGTGCCATGCGTCCATACGTACTATTACCGGCCGCGCGTCATCGGGACGGCATGGCACTACGAGGGGACCTTATGCATCATTTCGGGCATATCTCGCCCCTTGTCCGGTCGGAGCTCTTCCATCAGGAGCCGGCCGACTTCACCTCCGGGTCTCCGGCACCCGTCCTCGGCGCCGCTCTCGGCGCCACGCTCTACAGCCCGGCCACCCGGCCACAACTCGCCGACGACGTGCTGAAACAGGCCGCACGCGGGGTGGTCTCCATGGTGCTGTGCCTGGAGGACTCCATCGACGACGCCGATGTCGCCGACGGCGAGGTCAATCTGGTCCGCCAGTTCGCCGAGCTGGAAGCCAGGTGTGGCGGGCCCGCCGGGAACGCGGACGACATGCCCCTGCTCTTCATCCGGGTCCGCGAGCCGGATCAGATACCTGACCTGGTCCACAGGCTGGGCCCGTCGGCGCGGCTGCTGTCCGGATTCGTACTGCCGAAGTTCACCGAGGAGCGTGGCACGGCCTTCCTGGAGGCGCTCACCGGGGCGGAGGCGGCGGGCGGCCGGCGGCTGTTCGCCATGCCTGTCCTCGAATCCCCCGAGCTGCTGCACCTGGAGACCCGTGCGGACTCCCTCGCAGGAATAGCCCGCACGGTCGACAAGTACCGTGACCGGATCCTCGCCCTCCGGCTCGGTGTCACCGACTTCTGCTCGGCGTACGGGCTGCGCAGGACGCCCGACATGACCGCGTACGACGTCCAGATCGTCGCCTCGGTCATCGGCGACGTGGTGAACGTCCTGGGCCGCTCGGACGGTACGGGCTTCACGATCACCGGCCCGGTCTGGGAGTACTTCCCAGTCCAGGAACGGATGTTCAAGCCGCAGCTGCGCCGCAGCCCCTTCATGGAGGGCCGCGCCGACCAGCTCCGGACCACTCTGATCGAGCACGATCTGGACGGACTGCTGCGCGAGATCGGGCTCGACCGCGCCAACGGACTGCTCGGGAAGACCTGCATCCACCCCTCGCACGTGATGCCGGTGCACGCCCTCTCGGTCGTCAGCCACGAGGAGTTCAGCGACGCCCGTGACATCGTCCGGCCCGACCGGGACGGCGGGGGGGTGCTGCGCTCCGCGTACACGAACAAGATGAACGAGGTGAAGCCGCACCGGGCCTGGGCCGAGCGGACCCTCCTGCGGGCCGAGGTCTTCGGTGTGGCCAGGGAAGACATCGGCTTTGTCGAACTGCTCACGGCCGGGCTCTCCGGCTGATGCGAACCGGAAGGGAAGAGACGGGCGAAGTGGTCTGGTCGGGAACATGGGTCGCGGACCGGCTCGGTGTGCGGCTCGCGGGGGACGACGGCCTCCGGGACGTGCTGGGCCTCGCGCTGCGGCGCAATCCGAAACGCGCCCATCTGCTGGTGTCGAACGTGCTGGGCAAGCATGTGCCGCAGCGCCCGTCGACGGTGTACGGCCACGGCCACCGGCTCGGCCTCGCGGTACGGCGGCTGCTCGGCGACGAGGCCGCGCGGAGGGCGGTCGTCCTCGGCTACGCGGAGACCGCGACGGGCCTGGGCCACTCGGTCGCGGACGGGCTGGCCCTCGCGCCGTATCTGCACTCCACCCGCCGCGAGGTCGCCGGGGTGGCGCGGGCGGGCGGCTTCGAGGAGTCGCACTCGCACGCGACCTCGCATCTGCTGCTGCCCGAGGACCCGGAACTGCTGGCGGGCGACGGCCCGCTGGTCCTCGTGGACGACGAGTTCTCCACCGGCAACACGGTGCTCAACACCATCCGCGATCTGCACGGGCGGTATCCGCGCCGGTGGTACGTGGTCGTCGCGCTGGTCGACATGCGGTCGGCCGCCGACCGGGACCGGCTGACGGACTTCGGCCGGGAGATCGGCGCCCGGGTCGACCTGCTGACCTCGGTGCGCGGTGAGGTGGAACTGCCCGACGGCGTACTGGAGAAGGGGCGCCGTCTGGTCGAGGAGCACGAGGGGCGGCGGCGCCACACGTACGCTTCCCCCGGCGCCGGGCCCGGCGGTCCGGTCGTCCGGGCGGATCTCGGCTGGCCGGACGGGCTGCCGGACGGCGGGCGGCACGGCTTCACCCCCGACCACCGCGCCACCCTGGAGGCCGCGCTGCCGGGGATGGCGGCGCGGCTCGCGGAGGCGCTGGCGCGGGGTGTGCCGGGCTCGGAGCCTGCTGCCACGGATCGGCCGGCCACGCCTGCCACGCCCGCCCCGCGTGTCCTCGTGCTCGGATTCGAGGAGCTGATGTACACCCCGCTCCGCCTCGGCCTCGCGCTGGAGCAGGCCGGGCACGACGTACGCTCATCGACCACCACCCGCTCGCCGGTACTCGCCCTGGACGTTCCCGGCTACGCGATACGGACCGGCCTGGTCTTTCCCGCGCACGACAGCCCCGGCGACGGGCCGGGCGACCGGTACGCGTACAACGTGGCGGGCGGCGGCTTCGACGCGGTGGTCCTCGTCGTCGACTCGGCCGCCGACACCCCCGAACTGCACGCCCCCGACGGCCTCCTGGCCCAACTCGCCGCGCACGTCCCGCAGGTGCTGCTGGCGGTCGTCCCGTCGTACGTCCCCCCACAGCCGCGCGCCCCCGGACAGTCGTACGCCCCCGGACAGCCACATGTACCCGGGCAGTCGTCCGTACCCCTACAGCCCCACGTTCCCGAACAGCAGGAAGCAGCCGCCCCCATGCCCGAGCCGTTGCGCGGCCCCGCCTTCTCCTCCTACGCCGCCGAAGACGTCGGCTGGCTGCTCCAGGATCTCTCCGACGTGCAGCTGGAGGCGCCCACCGAGGAGCGCGAGGAGGCGATACAGGCGGGGGGTGCCCACTACGCCGAGTCGCTGCCTGTCGAGTACCAGCCCAGCGAGCAGTATCAGGAGCTGTTCAGGGCTGCGCTGGAGACCTCGGCGCCGCGGATCGCGCAGGCCGTCGGCACGGTCACCGAGACCGTGCTCGCCGAGCGGTCCGCACGGCCGGTCCTGGTCTCCCTCGCCCGCGCCGGTACGCCCGTCGGCGTACTGATGCGCCGCTGGGCCCGGCACCGCCACGGCCTGGACCTGCCGCACTACGCGGTGTCCATCGTGCGGGGCCGTGGCATCGACGCCAACGCACTGCGCTGGCTGGCCGCCCACCACGACCCGGCCGATGTCGTCTTCGTCGACGGCTGGACCGGCAAGGGTGCCATCACCCGTGAACTGGCGGACGCGCTGGCGGAGTTCCCCGGCTTCGACCCGGAGATCGCGGTGCTGGCGGACCCGGGCGGCTGCGTCCGTACGTACGGCACCCGCGAGGACTTCCTCATCCCCTCCGCTTGCCTCAACTCCACGGTGTCCGGATTGATTTCGCGTACGGTCCTCCGCGCCGACCTGGTCGGGCCCGGGGACTTCCACGGCGGGAAGTTCTACCGCGAGCTGGCGGACTCCGACGTCTCGGCGGACTTCATCGACGCCGTCGCCGCCCGCTTCGACGGAGTGTCCGGCGCGGTGGACACGGCGGTGAAGGAGCAGCTGGCGGCGGACCGCGCACCGACCTGGGAGGGGTGGGCGGCCGTCGAGCGGATCAGCGAGGAGTACGGCATCCACGACGTCAACCTCGTCAAGCCGGGGGTCGGCGAGACCACCCGCGTCCTGCTGCGCCGCGTCCCCTGGAAGATCCTCGCCAGGAGCGGTGCGGGCGCCGATCTCGACCACGTACGGCTCCTCGCGGAGCAGCGCGGCGTTCCGGTCGAGGAGGTCGACTCGCTGCCGTACAGCTGCGTCGGTCTGATCCACCCGCGCTTCACCCGCGGCGCGACCGGCGCCGACGGCACCGCGGCGGTGACCGCGTGAACCCGGCAGCGCCCGTACTCGTCGCCAGCGATCTTGACCGCACCCTCATCTAT
This window harbors:
- a CDS encoding HpcH/HpaI aldolase/citrate lyase family protein, with amino-acid sequence MHHFGHISPLVRSELFHQEPADFTSGSPAPVLGAALGATLYSPATRPQLADDVLKQAARGVVSMVLCLEDSIDDADVADGEVNLVRQFAELEARCGGPAGNADDMPLLFIRVREPDQIPDLVHRLGPSARLLSGFVLPKFTEERGTAFLEALTGAEAAGGRRLFAMPVLESPELLHLETRADSLAGIARTVDKYRDRILALRLGVTDFCSAYGLRRTPDMTAYDVQIVASVIGDVVNVLGRSDGTGFTITGPVWEYFPVQERMFKPQLRRSPFMEGRADQLRTTLIEHDLDGLLREIGLDRANGLLGKTCIHPSHVMPVHALSVVSHEEFSDARDIVRPDRDGGGVLRSAYTNKMNEVKPHRAWAERTLLRAEVFGVAREDIGFVELLTAGLSG
- a CDS encoding phosphoribosyltransferase, which produces MRTGREETGEVVWSGTWVADRLGVRLAGDDGLRDVLGLALRRNPKRAHLLVSNVLGKHVPQRPSTVYGHGHRLGLAVRRLLGDEAARRAVVLGYAETATGLGHSVADGLALAPYLHSTRREVAGVARAGGFEESHSHATSHLLLPEDPELLAGDGPLVLVDDEFSTGNTVLNTIRDLHGRYPRRWYVVVALVDMRSAADRDRLTDFGREIGARVDLLTSVRGEVELPDGVLEKGRRLVEEHEGRRRHTYASPGAGPGGPVVRADLGWPDGLPDGGRHGFTPDHRATLEAALPGMAARLAEALARGVPGSEPAATDRPATPATPAPRVLVLGFEELMYTPLRLGLALEQAGHDVRSSTTTRSPVLALDVPGYAIRTGLVFPAHDSPGDGPGDRYAYNVAGGGFDAVVLVVDSAADTPELHAPDGLLAQLAAHVPQVLLAVVPSYVPPQPRAPGQSYAPGQPHVPGQSSVPLQPHVPEQQEAAAPMPEPLRGPAFSSYAAEDVGWLLQDLSDVQLEAPTEEREEAIQAGGAHYAESLPVEYQPSEQYQELFRAALETSAPRIAQAVGTVTETVLAERSARPVLVSLARAGTPVGVLMRRWARHRHGLDLPHYAVSIVRGRGIDANALRWLAAHHDPADVVFVDGWTGKGAITRELADALAEFPGFDPEIAVLADPGGCVRTYGTREDFLIPSACLNSTVSGLISRTVLRADLVGPGDFHGGKFYRELADSDVSADFIDAVAARFDGVSGAVDTAVKEQLAADRAPTWEGWAAVERISEEYGIHDVNLVKPGVGETTRVLLRRVPWKILARSGAGADLDHVRLLAEQRGVPVEEVDSLPYSCVGLIHPRFTRGATGADGTAAVTA